The sequence AATGTATAATACTTATCGCCTTTTGCGATCGCCAGGATCTGGTCAGGCTTTCCAAAACCACTGAGGTCCTTATTATACATTTTTAATGGATAATTCTTACTGGCTAAAAGTTTGCTATTTAACCCATAGTTGCCCAATAAGATATCCTCAAAGCCATCACCGTTCAGATCAGCAGTTTTTAATGAGCACCACCAGCCGGACATGCCTTCGTCATTACTGGTTAAAGCGGACCTGGCTAATTTCCCCTGGTTATTTTTGAATAATACCGGTGGCATCCATTCACCAACTACAACAAGATCCAGCCAGCCATCTTTGTCTATATCTGTCCAGCTGGCATCTGTGACCATACCAAGTTGTAGTAAACTATCGGAAACCGGCGTTGGTGAAGAAATGAATTTTCCTTTACCATCATTGATGAGCAGGTAGGATGCAGGTATTTTACTGTAATTCCTGGATATGGACCTGCCACCTATAAAAAGATCCAGGTCGCCGTCATGATCGACATCAGCTGGACGGACCACAGATTTATTCTCATTCATGGCCGGTAGATTTTGAGAAAGGGTAAAATGTCCGTTTCTGGTATTGATATACAGCCTGTCATGCAATAAAGGTGTAATGCCGGAATAAATATTGCCACCGCTAACTACATACAGGTCCAGGTCTCCATCCTGGTCGGCATCAAAAAAGGCAGCATCAACATCTTCAGATGCTTTGTCCGTAACGAATGCGCTGCTATCTGCCAAAGGATAAAAAGTTCCGTCTTTTTGCTGCTGGAATATTGCTCCGGCCTGGTTCTTTGCGCCGCAAATATAAAAGTCATCCAATCCATCATTATTCACATCACCAATTGCCAGTTTGGGTCCCTGGGTGGATAATTCATGTGGGATAAACCATTGGTCATTGAAATCAAAATAGGTATCTTCTGTATGCTTGAAATTTGGGCCCAGTTGTTTTGAAATGTCTGTAAACAGCAGGGTTTCCTTACTGTTTATAAGCCGGTTTATGAAGTCAGCATTGCTTGAAATAGTATCGATGCCTGCCCTATTATACCTGATGGTCAGGATCGTGTCCGCTTTGATCTGCCTAAGCGTTTGGATGGTATTATCAGGCCAGATGATCACAAGGCTGTCTGCTGTTGTTCTATTACCCAGCCCATAATTCAACCTTTGTTCGCTGCTGCTCATAAATCCTTTCACCATTTGCATTTCCTTATATAACACCTTCCCATCCGTAAACAGGAAAACCTTAGTGCCAATCCCAAATGTATTTGGTGATTTGCCGTTAAGTTGAATGCTTAGATAATGGGCTCCTGGAAGTTTTTCACGCGAGTTGTTTTTATAGATTCCGGCAGGTTCATTCATATTATTGGTAATAATATCAAGATCGCCATCTCCATCCAGGTCAGCATAGGCAGCTCCCTGTGAAAGTGTTGCATCGCCAAATCCCCAATCAGTGGATTGGTCATTGAATTTTAAACTATCGCTTCCTTCAAAAATATAATTGTGCCATTTCCCGGTTGGAAGGTGATCCAGTATTTCGCGGTCATGTTCCCTTGCCCCTTTTGTGGAATGGGTGCGTGGTAAGCCGGAAATGAATTTTATATAGTCCAGGTCATTGGGCCTGTTTTTTATTCCGTTGGAAATAAAAATATCAGCCTGGCCATCGAGGTTGTAATCCGCTATCAGAGGCGACCAGCTCCAGTCTGTTGCAGCAACGCCGCTGTACAGGGCGATGTCTGCAAATTTCATCCCGCGACCGGTATTTAGTTGCAGACAATTGCGGGCATACTGGTTTGAATAGCCAAATCTTCTTTGGTTGGTGTAAATATCAAGTGGATCATCTCCCAGAGAAGATTTTAAGATCTTTTCATCTTCTGGCAGCATGTCCGTGGTAATCACATCAGGCCAGCCGTCATTATTGATATCGGCGATGTCATTCCCCATGGAGAATTTGGATTCGTGGCCAAAAGCAATACTATTCATTTCCTTAAAACTGCCATTACCCTGGTTTACATAGTAATAATCATTTTCATGGAAATCATTGCTCACATAGATATCATCAAACCCATCGTGGTTAAGGTCAGCCACCGCCACACCAAGACCATAGCCAAGAGCACTACTGATAATGCCAGACCCTTTTGTGACATTGGTGAATCGTTGGCCATCATTCCTGAACAGCTTGCCACCGCTTACTTCACTGTATTTGTCGCGCAAGGTTGAGGTGCCATAAGAATCTGTCTGGTGGGTAGAATGTTGTAACTGGAACATGTCGATGTCCCCATCTTTATCATAATCAAAGAATACGGCCTGTGTATTATAGCCCTGGATATCGAGGCCCCATTCATTAGCACTTTCGGTGAAAGTATTGTTGTGGTTATTGAGGAATAACTGGTTTCGTGAGTTTTTGAAATACTGGTATGCAGCACCATTATTGTCATTGGGATTGTGGTTGGATACCGTTGACACATAGATATCCAGGTAGCCATCACCATTAATATCAGCCATCGTAACTCCGGTGGTCCAGTCAGATTTCCCGGCTGCGCCAGCTGTAACCGTGATATCTTCAAATTTGAAATTGCCTTTATTCAGGTATAATTTGTTGCCGCCGGCGTTGGATGCAAAATAGATATCGGGCAGACCGTCATTATTAATATCGCCAACTGCAACCCCTGCACCATTATAATAGTAGAGGTAATCCATGATACTCAGGGTGTCTGTATCAGTATTTTTATTGATAAAATCAATGCCTGTTTCTCCTGCCTCCATTGGCGTAAATAATGTGTCCTTGCTTTGCGTACAGGATGCAAGCCCTAAGAGTACCAATAAATATACCAGGTAGCGAGATGGATTTTTAATATGCACGGCAATAATTTAATGAAAAAGTAGCAACCAACAGGCTGCTACTTTTATCAGAATTCAACCTACAAACCAAAAAAAATTAATAACCCGGATTTTGCGTAATGTTCGGGTTAGATAAGATTACTGCAGATGGAATAGGCAATAAATAAGTATGCTTATCTGCGGGATCTGGTGCTTTTTCCGGCATTGTCCTTGCTTTCAGGAATGTACCAAACCTGATCATATCCTGCCTGCGTACCATTTCCCAGGCCAATTCCCTTGCCCTTTCTGCATACAGGTTATCGAGTGTCAGGTCAGCCATGGTCCAGTCGTGACTGGTGCTTCCAGAATATGCCCTCCTGCGGACGTCATTTACCTGCTTAAGGGCATCAGCCATGTCTCCCCCCAACCGTACCTCGCATTCTGCCTGCATTAAGAGGATATCAGCATAGCGGAAAAGCGGTACATCATTACTGATGTTGTCACCAATGTTTCCTCCTGGTTCCGGCCAGTATTTAATATTTCTCAATCCTGCCATCCTGAACCAGGGAGCTGGATTTGAAATTAATTTCATGGTATCAAAATAGGCCAATGGCAATTGCGACTGGTCGTCGTAAATAGTAATGGCCGAGGGGTCTGAATTCGGTAGTCCTGCCGGAAGCGTGTTGCTGCTGGCATAAAGGATATTCTGGTGGGGTGGATAGGTGATTCCTTTTACAAATTGCTGGCCGATCAGGAACTGGCCGGTGCGCATGTCATTAAAGGTCCTGTACACATTTGTATTACCGTTAACCACTCTTGTTTCATATACTGAAGTAGTATCATAAAAACTATAAAATGGTTGGGTGGTACTCATTCCGTTATTACCCATTCCAGCCTGGCCAAAAGTTAATAAGGCGTTGTTGAACTGGATAGAAGAAACGTTAATGTAGTTGCCGCCGCCTGCCGGCATGATATTGGCTTTAAACGGAACTGAAAAAATATTTTCATTGGAGGTCTCCTGTACGGCATCCCTGAAGTTATCAAAGTAGTTCGGCGTCAATGTATACCCGCCGGCAGTGATGGCTTCACACTGGTTAATGCATTCCTGCCATTTTGGGGTACCGGTATATATTTCAGCGTTCAGGTAAAGTTTAGCCAGGATGCTATGCGCAAAGTATTTCGTCACTTTACCATAAGTACTGAGGCTAATATTGGTTGACAGGTCTGGTAGATTGCTATTCAAGTCGGCAACCAGTGAATCGAATACCTGGGCCCTTGGAATGTTGACTACCGTTGTTGGATCTTGCTTAAAATTGGTCACATAGGGTATGTTACCAAACAAATCCAAACCCAGGTAATAAAAATAGGACCGCAGGGTTTTGATTTCTGCCAGGTCTGCTTTCAGGGTAGGGGGAGCAGGGCTTAGGTTCTCTAGCGTATAAATAATATAGTTACACTTACCTACACCGCCATAGATCACGTCCCAGGCCCAGCCATGAAAACCGTTATCTGCAGTTTCAGTATGGTAAAATATGTTTGTCCAGGCACCGCCATCTCCCCAGTCTCCACCCCGTGTTGGGGTGATCATTTCATCGGAGCCAATTTCACTTTCCCAATATACTCCTGATTGCCCGGGTACGGCCTGCAATGCGGCATAAGCTGGTGACTTGCCAGCTGCGATCTGTTCCGGCGTCTGCCAGAAGTTTTCGTTAACAATCTGGGTGTATACTTTCGCATCCAGCTTGGTACATTGAAGACCAGGGAGTGCCAGGGCAATACAACCAAACAGGATTATTTTAAATTTCAATTTTTTCATTGTTCAATTTATTTTGACATTCAAACCTTTGATGTGCTGTTTACTATTTGAAGGAAACATTTATTCCTAAGGTGATTGAACGCGATTTTGGATAATAACCACCATTTCCACTATATGTCAGGTCAATAAATGCCGGTGTCGCAGAATTGTTTACGGTAGCTATTTCCGGATCCAGGCCCTTGTACGATGATATCACAAAAAGGTTATTGCCACTCACGTAGGCACGCATGCTTTCAACGCCTTTAATTTTAGGCAGGTTGTACGACAGTGTCATACTTTCGAGTCGCAGGAAGCTGGCATTTTCCAACCAATAATCAGAAGGTGTTGGGTTATCCCTTAAACCACTGGTAACTGCTTCTTTGAGTGTATTTACTGAAGGCAGGTTATTGTAATTCGCCAGGTTCAGGTTGGTGTTATTAAATATCTTGATTCCTGACACACCACGTAAGAAAACATTCAATCCCCAGTTTTTATATACCAGGTTGGTGGTGATTCCATAATTGAATTTTGGATAAGGATCGATGTAGTTGTTTTTTGCTTCCAGGTAGTTCGTGGTCAGGCTGCCATCTTCTTTTTCAAACTGTGATAAACCCTCATCTGTTTTACCTACATAATGCGGCAGGTAAAAAGTGTAAGGAGATTTGCCTACAACCAGGAAGGTGATCGGATTGGCACTAAGGCCACGACCACTTGCTGAACCAACCGGGATATTATCTGTAGATAATTTCTGGCCATTCCAGGTTCCTGATAAGCTGGTTACCTTGGTGTCAATGGTTGTTATCTGACCGCCAAGGGACCATACCAGGTCATTGTTCCGGATGATATCCCCATTCAATTGTATTTCAACACCTTTGTTAGACAATGATCCTACGTTGGCCAGTACTGATGGCACAAAGTTTGGTGGAACCTGCACTGCATAAGTGAACAACAGGTTTTTTGTCTGGTCATTAAATACACTGACAGAACCTGTGATCCGGCTTTTAAGGAAAGAAAATTCAACGCCAAGGTTCTTACCATGCCTTTCTTCCCAAACCAGGTCCGGGTTGGGGTTTTGGTTAGGGGTGAATCCAACAGGGAACATGTTATTGGCATTGGTAGGGTCATATGTAACACCGGCACTGGTTAATGTAGTCAATGTATTATATGCACCAATTGCATCCTGGTTTCCTACCACACCATAACCACCACTGATTTTTAGTTCATCCAACCAATCAACATCTTTCAGGAAAGATTCGCTCTTTAAACGCCATGCAGCTGATATGGACGGGAAATTGGCCCACCTGTTGTTTTCGCCGAATTTAGAGGAGCCATCCTTTCTTAAACTTGCAGTCAGGTAGTACTTTGAATTATAGTTATAGGTGGCCCTGGCCAAAAATGAGATGATTTTGTATTCTTCCTTATAGGAACTGACCGTATTCAGGCTCGCATTACCATTCTGCAAGGCATTATTCTGATTGGCATCAACTACAAATCCTTTGCCGCTTGCACTGTAATTGTCATACGTATAGTAATTGTATTCATACACGCCGGTAGCTGTGAAATTGTGTTTATTGATACTTTTCAGGTAATTGAGGTGGATATCACCTTTCTTTGAGTCCCTGTTGGCCGTTGTTTTCCTTCCGCCATTCAGGTTATTGGCACCTGGTATAACCGGCAGGTAATAATTACCCTGGGTATTAAATTTGCTGAGCGATCCTGTTACACCAACAGTAAGGTCCTTGAATAATTTATAGTTAACCGTTCCATATTCCAGGGTCAGTTTTTCCCTCACGGTATTGAGTATAGAGTTCTGGTATATAACCGGGCTCTGGTAATTATACTGGTATACAGGGTTATCACTTCCGTCAGCTTGTTTAATCCTTATATATGGTGGAATTACATTGGCCCAGTTGAAAATATCCCGGTTAACTAATTCGCGATCTGTCGAAGTATTTACAACACCCAATTGTATACTCAGTTTTCCGTTCAATGCTTTTTGTTCGGCATTAAAGCGCAGTCCGAGTTGTTCCTTGCCAGTGTGTATTACAATTCCTTCATTGTTGAGGTAGTTAACTGAACCACGATAACTGAAATTATCAGTGCCACCTGAAATGGCTATGGTGTGGTTATGCGAATATCCTGTACGCAGGATAGCACCCACCCAGTCATTTGTAACCCCTTCACCACTATTATATGAATCATATGTAGATGGATCAACGCCGATCTTTTCTGCTTCAGTATAAAATTCAGGTGTGCTAAGTAATTCCGGCTTCCTGGCAACTTTTGAGGCTGATACAAAACCTGAATAATCTACCTGCATCCGGCCACTGCGACCTTTCCTGGTATTGATGATGATAACACCATTTGCACCACGTGAACCATAGATCGCGGTTGCAGATGCATCTTTCAATACATCGTAAGAAATAATATCACCGGGAAGTATGTTTGAGATCTGGCTTACTTCATCCAGGATAACCCCATCCAAAACCAGCAATGGGCTTTGACCACCTGATAAAGAAGTCTGGCCGCGCAAACGCAGAATAACCTCAGAGTTGGGATCGCCATCTGCCCTGGTTATTACAAGTCCGGGTACTTTACCCTGGATCTGGTCCATCGGGTTAGTTACCAGACCCTGAGTGAAATCCTTTGAAGTAATGCTCGATACCGAGCCGGTTATGTCTTTTTTCCTAGCAGTTCCATACCCAACAACAACTACATCATTCAGACCGGATGCATCCGGTTTCAAGGATACCGAGATAGTTGATTCTTTTTCAATATTTACTTCCTGGGAAGAAAACCCGACATAAGAAATAACGAGGACTTTGGCATCATCTGCGACCTCAATAACAAATGAACCATCTGCATCAGTAGTCACAGCCTTGGAGGAACCCTTTACCTGTACGGTGGCTCCGGACAGCGGCTCGCCTTTTTCATTGGTCACTTTACCGGAAATAACTTTATTGACAAGCGCTTCCTTGCCGGTAAAGGCCCCGTCGTTCTTTGATATAACAAAAATACCGGATGCTTCTATAAAGCGGTATTTCAATCCCTCTTTCTCCAAAGTGGTGTTTAATACTTCAGTAACCGGCATTTCCTTTACATCAATCGTAATGGAACGGCCTTTTGGAAGTATATCATTACTGTAAGTAAAGCGGTAATTGGTACTTTGTTCTATCGCTTTGAATAACCGCGTAAATTTGACCCCTTTTAAGGAAAGCGAGACCTTTTTATCCTGAGAATACACACCTGCACTTACGGAAATGGTACAGGTTAACAGTAAAACAGCAACAAAGTTCATAACCATAAGCAGTTTGGCTATTGGCGGTGCATCATACCCCCGCCAATAAGCATGATTTTTTTTCATACCTTTAATTGGTTTTTTTTATTAAAAAACTGAAACAGCAGTTAGTTTTATCAAACTGTTTCAAAGTGTTGAACAACAGGGGGGATGTCCCCACATCCTTCCCTGTTTTATTTTACAATTTTTATTGTTGTTATATTTCCTGGTACTACATCATAGTGGAATTTCCTTGATTCTTTCAGCACATCCAGCACCATTTCAAGGCTTTCTTTTTCAAAGGTTCCGGTGAAGCGGTAGTGTTTGATAGCATCATCACCAAACTCAACTTTTATTCCATACCAACGCTCCAGCAGAACTGCAATGTCCTGCAGCGCATCATCATTAAAAATTAATTTGTTATCAATCCAGCCTACTTCTTTAAGGTCACCCATTTCGGTTTTTTCAAGTGGTGTTACCCAATGATCTGTAGTATCCTTCAGCTTTTTCGAATTTCCGGTAGACGCTTGATGTATTTCGGCAGTTTCTTTTTCCCAATGAATTTTTTGGTTTGGCTGGAGTATTAATTTTCGGCCATTTTCCTGGTTTAACGTGATCTCAACACGGCCCCTGAGTAATGACGTCTCTGTTTTACCTTCGCCGGTATATGCTTTCACGTTAAAGGCTGTACCCAGGGCTTTAATATCCATTGCAGTAGTGTGTACAATGAAAGGCAGTTCCTTATTATGTTTTACATCGAAAAAGGCTTCGCCTTCCAGGAAAATATCCCTTGAAGAAATACCATAGGTCCCATTGATCTGCACATGGCTTCCGGCATTCAGGATTACTATGGACCCATCCGGCAACTGAAAATTTTTCCGCTCGCCATAGGTTGCTTCGAAGGATTTCGATGGGATTGTATTTTTCACTTCCTGTTTATCAAGGAATAAGTAGCCTAATAATAGTACTGCTGCCACTGAACCGGCCAGTTTCAATACTATTGAAACCAGCTTGCCGGTCTTATTACCACCAGACTCCGTCATTGGCACTATATGCGGCCCTTCCGATTGTGTAAGCCGGCTAACCAGCATG comes from Flavihumibacter fluvii and encodes:
- a CDS encoding VCBS repeat-containing protein, with amino-acid sequence MHIKNPSRYLVYLLVLLGLASCTQSKDTLFTPMEAGETGIDFINKNTDTDTLSIMDYLYYYNGAGVAVGDINNDGLPDIYFASNAGGNKLYLNKGNFKFEDITVTAGAAGKSDWTTGVTMADINGDGYLDIYVSTVSNHNPNDNNGAAYQYFKNSRNQLFLNNHNNTFTESANEWGLDIQGYNTQAVFFDYDKDGDIDMFQLQHSTHQTDSYGTSTLRDKYSEVSGGKLFRNDGQRFTNVTKGSGIISSALGYGLGVAVADLNHDGFDDIYVSNDFHENDYYYVNQGNGSFKEMNSIAFGHESKFSMGNDIADINNDGWPDVITTDMLPEDEKILKSSLGDDPLDIYTNQRRFGYSNQYARNCLQLNTGRGMKFADIALYSGVAATDWSWSPLIADYNLDGQADIFISNGIKNRPNDLDYIKFISGLPRTHSTKGAREHDREILDHLPTGKWHNYIFEGSDSLKFNDQSTDWGFGDATLSQGAAYADLDGDGDLDIITNNMNEPAGIYKNNSREKLPGAHYLSIQLNGKSPNTFGIGTKVFLFTDGKVLYKEMQMVKGFMSSSEQRLNYGLGNRTTADSLVIIWPDNTIQTLRQIKADTILTIRYNRAGIDTISSNADFINRLINSKETLLFTDISKQLGPNFKHTEDTYFDFNDQWFIPHELSTQGPKLAIGDVNNDGLDDFYICGAKNQAGAIFQQQKDGTFYPLADSSAFVTDKASEDVDAAFFDADQDGDLDLYVVSGGNIYSGITPLLHDRLYINTRNGHFTLSQNLPAMNENKSVVRPADVDHDGDLDLFIGGRSISRNYSKIPASYLLINDGKGKFISSPTPVSDSLLQLGMVTDASWTDIDKDGWLDLVVVGEWMPPVLFKNNQGKLARSALTSNDEGMSGWWCSLKTADLNGDGFEDILLGNYGLNSKLLASKNYPLKMYNKDLSGFGKPDQILAIAKGDKYYTFLNKEDIEKQLPFIKKKFLRYGEMAGKTVDEVFGEKLNGSIMFYADTLASMALINDGKGHFNPSPLPAELQWQPIFAFACSDFDGDGKTDLLAGGNFYGTTPFEGRYDALPLSFSKGDGKGGFKTVLPLPEPLENIHGEVRSIQPIQLAGGKKALLIGFNNGPLVLFNY
- a CDS encoding RagB/SusD family nutrient uptake outer membrane protein — translated: MKKLKFKIILFGCIALALPGLQCTKLDAKVYTQIVNENFWQTPEQIAAGKSPAYAALQAVPGQSGVYWESEIGSDEMITPTRGGDWGDGGAWTNIFYHTETADNGFHGWAWDVIYGGVGKCNYIIYTLENLSPAPPTLKADLAEIKTLRSYFYYLGLDLFGNIPYVTNFKQDPTTVVNIPRAQVFDSLVADLNSNLPDLSTNISLSTYGKVTKYFAHSILAKLYLNAEIYTGTPKWQECINQCEAITAGGYTLTPNYFDNFRDAVQETSNENIFSVPFKANIMPAGGGNYINVSSIQFNNALLTFGQAGMGNNGMSTTQPFYSFYDTTSVYETRVVNGNTNVYRTFNDMRTGQFLIGQQFVKGITYPPHQNILYASSNTLPAGLPNSDPSAITIYDDQSQLPLAYFDTMKLISNPAPWFRMAGLRNIKYWPEPGGNIGDNISNDVPLFRYADILLMQAECEVRLGGDMADALKQVNDVRRRAYSGSTSHDWTMADLTLDNLYAERARELAWEMVRRQDMIRFGTFLKARTMPEKAPDPADKHTYLLPIPSAVILSNPNITQNPGY
- a CDS encoding SusC/RagA family TonB-linked outer membrane protein, with product MKKNHAYWRGYDAPPIAKLLMVMNFVAVLLLTCTISVSAGVYSQDKKVSLSLKGVKFTRLFKAIEQSTNYRFTYSNDILPKGRSITIDVKEMPVTEVLNTTLEKEGLKYRFIEASGIFVISKNDGAFTGKEALVNKVISGKVTNEKGEPLSGATVQVKGSSKAVTTDADGSFVIEVADDAKVLVISYVGFSSQEVNIEKESTISVSLKPDASGLNDVVVVGYGTARKKDITGSVSSITSKDFTQGLVTNPMDQIQGKVPGLVITRADGDPNSEVILRLRGQTSLSGGQSPLLVLDGVILDEVSQISNILPGDIISYDVLKDASATAIYGSRGANGVIIINTRKGRSGRMQVDYSGFVSASKVARKPELLSTPEFYTEAEKIGVDPSTYDSYNSGEGVTNDWVGAILRTGYSHNHTIAISGGTDNFSYRGSVNYLNNEGIVIHTGKEQLGLRFNAEQKALNGKLSIQLGVVNTSTDRELVNRDIFNWANVIPPYIRIKQADGSDNPVYQYNYQSPVIYQNSILNTVREKLTLEYGTVNYKLFKDLTVGVTGSLSKFNTQGNYYLPVIPGANNLNGGRKTTANRDSKKGDIHLNYLKSINKHNFTATGVYEYNYYTYDNYSASGKGFVVDANQNNALQNGNASLNTVSSYKEEYKIISFLARATYNYNSKYYLTASLRKDGSSKFGENNRWANFPSISAAWRLKSESFLKDVDWLDELKISGGYGVVGNQDAIGAYNTLTTLTSAGVTYDPTNANNMFPVGFTPNQNPNPDLVWEERHGKNLGVEFSFLKSRITGSVSVFNDQTKNLLFTYAVQVPPNFVPSVLANVGSLSNKGVEIQLNGDIIRNNDLVWSLGGQITTIDTKVTSLSGTWNGQKLSTDNIPVGSASGRGLSANPITFLVVGKSPYTFYLPHYVGKTDEGLSQFEKEDGSLTTNYLEAKNNYIDPYPKFNYGITTNLVYKNWGLNVFLRGVSGIKIFNNTNLNLANYNNLPSVNTLKEAVTSGLRDNPTPSDYWLENASFLRLESMTLSYNLPKIKGVESMRAYVSGNNLFVISSYKGLDPEIATVNNSATPAFIDLTYSGNGGYYPKSRSITLGINVSFK
- a CDS encoding FecR family protein translates to MNIEDLLADESFISYCKNDNYEDILRWEAYIRENPEQQLLVETAKQAYLDLYCALALNDREEQEAMLVSRLTQSEGPHIVPMTESGGNKTGKLVSIVLKLAGSVAAVLLLGYLFLDKQEVKNTIPSKSFEATYGERKNFQLPDGSIVILNAGSHVQINGTYGISSRDIFLEGEAFFDVKHNKELPFIVHTTAMDIKALGTAFNVKAYTGEGKTETSLLRGRVEITLNQENGRKLILQPNQKIHWEKETAEIHQASTGNSKKLKDTTDHWVTPLEKTEMGDLKEVGWIDNKLIFNDDALQDIAVLLERWYGIKVEFGDDAIKHYRFTGTFEKESLEMVLDVLKESRKFHYDVVPGNITTIKIVK